A genome region from Trichocoleus sp. includes the following:
- the grxD gene encoding Grx4 family monothiol glutaredoxin yields MTPETKQRIDELVQHNKIMVFMKGNKLMPQCGFSNNVVQILNVLGVPFETFDILADPEIRQGIKDYSSWPTIPQVYINGEFVGGSDIMVELYQKGELQQMVEVALAS; encoded by the coding sequence ATGACACCGGAAACAAAGCAGCGAATTGACGAGCTGGTTCAGCACAACAAAATCATGGTCTTCATGAAAGGGAACAAGCTGATGCCTCAGTGCGGCTTTTCCAACAATGTTGTGCAGATCCTCAATGTATTAGGCGTTCCCTTTGAAACCTTTGATATTTTGGCAGATCCTGAAATCCGTCAAGGAATTAAAGATTACTCTAGCTGGCCTACCATTCCTCAGGTCTACATCAACGGTGAGTTTGTTGGCGGCTCTGACATTATGGTTGAGCTTTACCAGAAAGGTGAGCTTCAGCAGATGGTCGAGGTGGCTCTCGCTTCCTAA
- a CDS encoding BolA family transcriptional regulator produces MVSPNQVEAMIKAGLPDAQVQVQDLTGGGDHYQVVVVSSLFEGKRSVQRHQMVYGALQQAMASEAIHALSMKTYTPQDWAAEQA; encoded by the coding sequence ATGGTTAGCCCAAATCAGGTAGAAGCGATGATTAAAGCGGGTCTGCCCGATGCTCAGGTGCAGGTGCAAGACTTGACGGGAGGCGGCGATCATTATCAAGTTGTGGTCGTTTCTTCATTGTTTGAAGGCAAAAGATCTGTGCAGCGGCATCAAATGGTTTATGGGGCGTTGCAGCAAGCAATGGCGTCTGAAGCAATTCATGCGTTGAGCATGAAAACCTATACGCCTCAAGACTGGGCGGCCGAACAAGCCTGA
- a CDS encoding proprotein convertase P-domain-containing protein, producing the protein MLSTVLSHSEYPELEGLILQRGGEQILLQKRDDRLTVRFTPDTQDTSRVLRQVGAEMARSIPAASLLELRVGARRLEQAMRILRRSPEVEFVSRVYHMPREPETPIFLSNQITVQFQPEITAYQIESIAAAMGLQVVKLVAGIPKAFVFQLTKRSPVNPLKITNRLLQTADILLAEPNIILPLQDVPPWTPASIDLPEKITPGSQSTIIALVSGSINLSHAAFQGISKIVAPWAAEPAHEEQGSSATSAGFEETRLSEAVLSEIDRVAPDCAFMPLQTGHFLDDQLVEQVLEWAMRHGAAVIAWECEAATNYYPLSLRQRVAVQQAAIQGRNGKGCVIVVAGAAIATSDRLNGFAVHPDVLVVPGGLSPSVSGVVALMLSANSDLSAQQVRQIWQADSIAASKPLLDSASNDRPVSVMKAIHLAQQQARPAPIATRWLEAENLEPVQIPDNDPQGITSRIQIETASPILDVVVTVHLEHEFIGDLELFLISPQGDSILLQSRNLGRLNLLRTDYSLETVPYLKSLLYRSAQGVWQLQIIDRAPAHMGELKGWRLRIGLAD; encoded by the coding sequence ATGCTCTCCACGGTTCTGTCTCATTCCGAGTATCCCGAATTGGAAGGTTTGATACTACAGCGAGGCGGAGAACAAATCTTACTGCAAAAGCGGGACGATCGGCTGACTGTCCGGTTCACTCCAGACACACAAGACACCAGCCGCGTCCTCAGGCAAGTGGGGGCAGAGATGGCTCGGTCAATTCCTGCTGCATCCTTGCTTGAACTACGAGTGGGTGCTAGGCGGCTAGAGCAAGCCATGCGAATTTTGCGGCGATCGCCAGAAGTGGAATTTGTGAGCCGTGTTTATCACATGCCACGGGAACCAGAAACGCCGATTTTTTTAAGCAATCAAATCACGGTTCAGTTTCAGCCAGAAATTACTGCTTATCAAATCGAGTCGATCGCGGCTGCAATGGGGCTACAGGTTGTCAAGCTGGTTGCAGGGATTCCCAAAGCCTTTGTGTTTCAGCTAACGAAACGATCGCCAGTCAACCCACTCAAAATAACCAATCGGCTGCTTCAAACTGCCGATATTCTGCTGGCAGAACCTAACATTATTTTGCCGCTGCAAGATGTCCCTCCCTGGACTCCTGCCTCAATCGATCTTCCTGAAAAAATAACGCCAGGATCGCAATCGACAATCATTGCCCTGGTTAGTGGGTCGATCAACTTAAGCCATGCTGCTTTTCAAGGAATTAGCAAAATTGTGGCTCCTTGGGCAGCAGAACCAGCGCATGAAGAACAAGGCAGTTCGGCGACATCCGCTGGATTCGAGGAAACGAGGTTATCTGAAGCGGTACTCAGTGAAATCGATCGAGTTGCGCCTGATTGTGCTTTCATGCCGCTGCAAACAGGTCACTTCCTTGATGATCAGCTAGTCGAGCAGGTTCTCGAATGGGCAATGCGTCATGGGGCAGCGGTGATTGCCTGGGAATGTGAGGCGGCTACAAATTACTATCCGCTTTCGCTACGTCAGAGAGTAGCAGTTCAGCAAGCAGCAATTCAGGGACGCAATGGCAAGGGCTGTGTAATTGTTGTTGCAGGAGCAGCGATAGCCACAAGCGATCGACTGAACGGGTTTGCAGTCCATCCAGATGTGCTGGTTGTTCCGGGTGGGCTGAGTCCTAGCGTTTCAGGGGTAGTGGCTCTTATGTTGTCTGCTAATTCCGATTTGAGTGCCCAGCAAGTCAGGCAGATCTGGCAGGCAGATTCCATTGCAGCCTCTAAACCGCTCTTGGATTCTGCATCTAACGATCGCCCTGTTTCGGTGATGAAAGCGATTCATCTAGCGCAGCAGCAAGCTCGACCTGCCCCGATCGCGACTCGCTGGCTAGAAGCTGAAAACTTAGAGCCTGTCCAAATTCCAGATAACGATCCGCAGGGGATAACCAGCAGGATTCAGATTGAAACAGCAAGCCCCATTCTTGATGTCGTGGTCACGGTTCATTTGGAGCATGAATTCATAGGCGATTTAGAGCTCTTTTTAATTTCGCCTCAAGGAGACTCTATTCTGCTGCAAAGCCGGAACCTGGGACGCTTAAATCTGCTCCGAACTGACTATTCGTTAGAAACTGTGCCTTACCTGAAAAGCCTACTGTATCGATCGGCTCAGGGCGTTTGGCAGTTACAGATTATCGATCGCGCTCCGGCTCATATGGGTGAACTGAAAGGATGGCGGCTCAGGATTGGTCTGGCAGATTAA
- a CDS encoding MogA/MoaB family molybdenum cofactor biosynthesis protein, which produces MPHPDSQPIAICCAIVTVSDTRNPETDRSGQLIRQMLEAEGHSVRDYALLKDEPSAIEELLYRWSNRADVEAVILNGGTGIAPRDTTYDAIEQLLDKTLPGFGELFRMLSYAEVGSRAMASRAIAGVCHSTLIFSLPGSTNAVRLAMEKLILPELRHLVTQLNLARQP; this is translated from the coding sequence ATGCCCCATCCTGATAGTCAACCGATCGCTATCTGCTGTGCCATCGTGACGGTTAGCGATACCCGCAACCCAGAAACCGATCGCAGTGGGCAGCTCATTCGTCAAATGCTGGAGGCAGAAGGACATTCTGTGAGGGATTATGCGCTGCTAAAAGATGAACCAAGCGCAATTGAAGAACTGTTATACCGCTGGAGCAACCGCGCTGACGTTGAAGCCGTTATTTTGAATGGCGGCACAGGCATTGCACCCAGAGATACAACCTATGACGCGATCGAGCAACTACTGGATAAAACGCTGCCGGGCTTTGGAGAACTGTTTCGGATGTTGAGCTATGCCGAAGTTGGCTCACGCGCAATGGCTTCTCGCGCAATAGCAGGCGTCTGTCATTCCACACTCATCTTTTCACTGCCTGGCTCTACAAATGCTGTCCGGTTGGCAATGGAAAAACTGATCCTGCCAGAACTGCGGCATTTAGTCACTCAGCTGAATCTTGCCAGACAACCTTAA
- the psb28 gene encoding photosystem II reaction center protein Psb28: MAEIQFSRGIPESVIPDVRLTRSKDGTNGTATFYFQNPEALSNDSTNDITGMYMVDEEGELSTKEVKAKFINGQPDALEALFVIKSAEEWERFLRFMNRYAEENGLGFSKS, translated from the coding sequence ATGGCTGAAATCCAATTTTCTCGCGGCATTCCTGAATCAGTCATTCCTGATGTGCGGCTGACCCGCTCCAAGGATGGCACAAATGGTACAGCAACCTTTTACTTTCAAAATCCTGAAGCCCTCAGTAATGACAGCACAAACGACATTACAGGCATGTATATGGTGGACGAAGAAGGAGAATTATCTACCAAAGAAGTGAAAGCAAAGTTTATCAATGGGCAGCCAGATGCGCTAGAAGCACTCTTTGTGATTAAAAGTGCGGAAGAGTGGGAGCGCTTTCTTCGCTTCATGAATCGCTACGCTGAAGAGAACGGTCTAGGATTCTCGAAATCATAG
- a CDS encoding DUF1565 domain-containing protein, giving the protein MVESQAVSEYFVDPIGGEDRGAGDRSQPYRTLTYALQQVSSGTRTTIRLQPGRYDAESGEVFPIAIPADGLVIGKVTGRGEGIEVVGSGTYDSPTFGQQQATLLLTETAQLRGITITNPSEKGTGIWIEAANATIAHCTLIGCGREGILLSGNASPMILNCRFQQNHASGITSTRYAKGEIQRNLFLQNRFGITLSDYAAPLIAHNEVIENKVGLVLSGSVYPVLRHNWIANNRGDGIAVFANARLDLGDRQSPAGNLFQENGAFDVRHLSPVPCISVGNQLHPLRVSGAIEFEGIEPIQSGMLSRTEAGRTREKEDVEKLAQDTSFAPDSDPPDVVAHWALPFIRAVLANRVMGSFIDGTFKPERGVSRAQFATLIVRAFQLPDRVPNQEFQDIAANHWAAASIAQAVRMGFMTGFLDQRFCPEMPVSRIAAIAALVQGLGLQGGLLELLQVFDDRVQIPSQMAQTIAVALQHRLIGLAQPDRLNPLLPVTRAELAVWITQALTLQGQISPIESAYLIQPALPAIETEPANNQTQPIVVIDSEQSSNRSPETDVIGTLAQQVAASLEIESIDVRLTRIPDETIDLEQRSNIAAQANADLLVSLHFGITQSTQPTANGIAAYHSPDPLSLRAAQTLHTAILQSIDLPDQGVKPANFDRFSHLSLPVVYLELRFPIAAGDPLSLGNVEFQRYLAAAIVKGILQSLKQ; this is encoded by the coding sequence ATGGTAGAAAGTCAGGCTGTTTCAGAATATTTTGTTGACCCAATCGGCGGTGAAGATCGCGGAGCGGGAGATCGCTCGCAGCCCTACCGCACCTTGACCTATGCACTTCAGCAAGTCAGTTCTGGAACCAGGACAACCATTCGACTCCAGCCCGGACGATACGATGCTGAGAGCGGTGAAGTCTTTCCGATCGCCATTCCCGCTGATGGTCTGGTCATTGGCAAGGTGACAGGTCGAGGAGAAGGGATAGAGGTGGTTGGGAGCGGCACCTATGACAGCCCCACTTTTGGACAGCAGCAGGCAACCCTATTGCTGACTGAAACTGCACAGTTACGCGGGATCACCATTACCAACCCAAGCGAAAAGGGTACTGGAATTTGGATTGAAGCCGCTAATGCGACGATCGCGCACTGTACGTTAATTGGTTGTGGACGGGAAGGAATCTTGCTCAGTGGCAATGCCAGCCCAATGATTCTCAACTGTCGCTTTCAGCAGAACCATGCCAGCGGCATCACCTCGACTCGCTATGCCAAAGGCGAGATCCAGCGCAATCTGTTCCTGCAAAACCGTTTTGGCATCACCTTGAGCGATTATGCTGCGCCGCTCATTGCCCATAATGAAGTCATTGAAAACAAGGTGGGGCTTGTCCTGTCTGGTTCGGTTTACCCGGTGCTACGCCACAACTGGATCGCCAACAATCGGGGGGATGGAATTGCTGTTTTTGCGAATGCCCGATTGGATTTGGGCGATCGTCAGTCTCCCGCAGGCAACCTGTTTCAAGAAAATGGCGCTTTTGATGTTCGTCACCTCAGCCCGGTTCCCTGTATCTCAGTTGGGAATCAACTGCATCCCTTGCGAGTTAGTGGGGCGATCGAGTTTGAGGGAATTGAGCCAATTCAGTCTGGGATGCTGAGTCGGACAGAGGCGGGGAGGACAAGAGAAAAGGAAGACGTAGAGAAATTAGCGCAGGATACAAGTTTTGCTCCGGATTCTGATCCACCTGATGTTGTGGCGCATTGGGCACTGCCTTTTATTCGGGCAGTTTTAGCAAACCGGGTGATGGGTAGCTTTATCGATGGGACATTTAAGCCAGAACGAGGGGTTTCGCGTGCCCAGTTTGCCACACTGATTGTTCGGGCATTTCAGTTACCAGATCGCGTTCCAAATCAGGAATTTCAGGATATTGCAGCCAACCATTGGGCAGCCGCTTCGATCGCTCAGGCAGTGCGAATGGGCTTTATGACTGGCTTCTTGGATCAGCGGTTTTGCCCGGAGATGCCAGTTTCGCGAATCGCCGCAATTGCAGCATTAGTACAAGGATTGGGCTTACAGGGAGGATTGCTAGAGCTGCTCCAGGTGTTTGATGATCGGGTTCAAATTCCAAGCCAGATGGCGCAAACAATTGCAGTCGCGCTTCAGCATCGGTTGATTGGGTTGGCTCAACCTGATCGACTCAATCCACTGTTGCCAGTTACCCGCGCAGAACTTGCCGTCTGGATCACTCAAGCCCTGACATTACAGGGGCAGATTAGCCCGATCGAGTCTGCCTATCTCATTCAGCCTGCATTGCCCGCAATTGAGACAGAGCCAGCGAATAACCAGACACAGCCGATCGTAGTGATTGATTCAGAGCAAAGCAGCAATAGATCGCCTGAAACAGATGTGATTGGCACCCTCGCGCAGCAAGTCGCGGCTTCATTAGAAATAGAAAGTATTGATGTCAGGCTGACGCGCATTCCAGATGAAACGATCGACTTAGAGCAGCGATCGAACATTGCAGCACAAGCGAATGCAGACTTGCTTGTCAGTTTGCATTTCGGCATAACCCAATCTACCCAGCCAACAGCGAATGGAATTGCAGCCTACCACAGTCCTGATCCGCTGAGTTTACGAGCCGCCCAAACGCTTCATACCGCTATTTTGCAATCAATCGATCTCCCTGATCAGGGTGTAAAACCTGCCAATTTCGATCGATTCAGCCATTTATCGCTCCCGGTTGTGTATCTCGAATTGCGCTTCCCTATTGCAGCAGGTGATCCGCTCAGCCTGGGAAATGTCGAGTTCCAGCGCTATCTTGCCGCCGCGATCGTCAAAGGCATCCTGCAATCGCTCAAGCAGTGA
- a CDS encoding YtxH domain-containing protein has translation MTENRSGGSGLFIGGLLVGAVVGVVTGVLATPRSGRETRQFLRKSADALPELAEDLSTSVQLQADRLSESALRNWDGTLHRLREAITAGLEASQRERQLVEKTEPRSTPEPRSSVRDSA, from the coding sequence ATGACAGAGAATCGTTCTGGAGGATCGGGTTTATTTATTGGTGGCTTACTCGTTGGGGCAGTCGTTGGAGTTGTTACGGGTGTTCTGGCTACACCTCGATCGGGACGAGAAACAAGGCAGTTTTTGAGAAAGTCTGCAGATGCACTCCCTGAACTGGCAGAAGACCTGTCTACCAGCGTCCAACTGCAAGCCGATCGGCTCTCTGAGTCAGCATTGCGGAACTGGGACGGAACACTGCATCGTCTCCGTGAAGCAATTACGGCTGGGCTTGAGGCGAGCCAACGAGAAAGACAGTTGGTTGAGAAAACAGAACCTCGATCAACGCCTGAACCTCGTTCTTCTGTCCGTGACTCAGCATGA
- a CDS encoding DUF948 domain-containing protein, producing the protein MVDPLFWLGLSILLVAVSLTAVLMAALPAFRELARASRSAEKLFDTLNRELPPTLEAIRLTSMEITELTDDITPGVQNTGRVTQQVDQSISSVKTQAKQAQVTTKSVFAGIKAAWRTFNYPESRSRSNAKFGDAIEQLPASDLSAFEPEAEVESELDDLAIDTALIDDPYLESKQFESEASYQPNPLSPSQTPRRQLPPNPDEIQRIEQQR; encoded by the coding sequence GTGGTTGACCCTCTGTTTTGGCTAGGACTATCAATTCTGTTGGTTGCCGTTAGTTTGACGGCAGTACTCATGGCTGCGCTTCCAGCATTTCGAGAACTGGCGCGGGCATCTCGCAGCGCTGAAAAACTATTTGACACGCTGAATCGAGAACTGCCGCCTACTCTGGAAGCCATCCGCCTCACCAGTATGGAAATTACAGAGCTAACAGATGACATCACACCGGGAGTTCAAAACACAGGGCGGGTGACGCAGCAGGTCGATCAAAGCATCAGCAGCGTCAAGACTCAGGCGAAACAAGCACAAGTTACAACAAAAAGCGTATTTGCCGGCATAAAAGCTGCTTGGAGAACGTTCAACTATCCTGAAAGCCGATCGCGCTCTAACGCTAAATTTGGAGATGCGATCGAGCAACTTCCTGCCAGCGATTTGTCTGCATTTGAGCCAGAAGCAGAGGTGGAAAGCGAGTTAGATGACCTAGCGATCGACACTGCTTTGATTGATGATCCTTATCTTGAGAGTAAGCAATTCGAGAGTGAGGCATCCTATCAGCCAAACCCACTTTCTCCCTCTCAAACTCCACGTCGGCAACTTCCACCCAATCCAGACGAAATTCAGCGAATTGAGCAACAGCGATAA
- a CDS encoding AarF/ABC1/UbiB kinase family protein, with protein sequence MQTLPSAHDENLIQGTVVESEPHPTPHEHLKSVQTNETEALRYNPEAIAKAYRYRFFTVWGRLLKIFWSFFVFVAALMWDRQTGQVEGNQPRRAAQLKDILTRLGPAYIKVGQALSTRPDLVPPIYLEELSQLQDQLPAFPNEIAFQFIEEELGDRPENVYAELSAKPLAAASLGQVYKGKLKSGETVAVKVQRPGLAQLITLDLHILRQLAMWINKNVKRVRSDLVSIMDEFGARIFEEMDYTQEGRNAERFAQLYGHLPDIYVPRIYWQYTQRRVLTMEWITGTKLTQLQEIRAQGIDASYLVDVGVQCSLRQLLEHGFFHADPHPGNLLATPDGKLAYLDFGMMSEIKPYQRYGLIEAVVHMVNRDFEGLAQDYVNLEFLTPDTDLTPIVPALGGVFGNALGASVAELNFKSITDDLSRVMYEYPFRVPAYYALIIRSLVTLEGIAISVDPNFKVLSKAYPYIAKRLLTDPAPQLRKSLQDLLFKDGSFRWNRLENLLWNARNSQDYDINHVVDQTVEFVFSERGEFIREFLVQEVVKGVDTLGQTALDQAKYSLRSWIGLNGDQPPAKPQMSNDMEHILRVVELLRDTPGFEPTQLLPIVPRLLAKSEVRQMGQEIIGGLGQRIAARLIREVLLKEAKPEGNSNGGAPIVVSDRALPVVTKR encoded by the coding sequence ATGCAAACCCTTCCTTCCGCCCATGACGAAAACCTAATTCAAGGAACAGTCGTGGAAAGCGAACCCCATCCCACACCTCATGAACATCTCAAGTCTGTCCAGACAAACGAAACTGAGGCGCTGCGATACAACCCAGAGGCGATCGCCAAAGCCTATCGCTATCGCTTCTTTACGGTTTGGGGACGGCTGCTGAAGATTTTTTGGTCATTCTTTGTCTTCGTCGCAGCTTTAATGTGGGATCGGCAAACCGGACAGGTAGAGGGAAATCAGCCGCGGCGAGCCGCACAGCTCAAAGATATTTTGACGAGGCTGGGTCCGGCGTATATCAAAGTGGGGCAAGCACTCTCGACTCGTCCTGACTTGGTTCCGCCGATTTATCTGGAAGAACTATCGCAGCTTCAAGATCAGCTGCCAGCATTTCCGAATGAGATTGCCTTTCAGTTTATTGAGGAAGAATTGGGCGATCGACCGGAAAATGTCTACGCCGAACTCTCTGCAAAGCCATTAGCAGCAGCATCGCTGGGACAGGTTTACAAAGGAAAGCTCAAGAGCGGCGAAACGGTTGCGGTTAAGGTGCAGCGTCCCGGTCTAGCTCAGCTAATTACCCTTGATCTTCACATCCTGCGACAGCTTGCGATGTGGATAAACAAAAATGTCAAGCGGGTGCGGAGCGATCTGGTCAGTATTATGGATGAGTTTGGGGCACGCATCTTCGAGGAGATGGACTATACCCAAGAAGGACGGAATGCTGAACGCTTCGCACAACTCTATGGACATTTGCCAGATATCTATGTGCCTCGGATTTATTGGCAATACACGCAGCGACGCGTGTTAACCATGGAGTGGATTACTGGAACAAAGTTGACTCAGCTGCAAGAAATTCGGGCTCAGGGCATTGATGCCAGCTATCTCGTTGATGTAGGTGTCCAGTGTTCGCTACGGCAATTGCTGGAACATGGCTTCTTTCATGCTGACCCTCACCCTGGTAACCTGCTGGCAACCCCAGACGGAAAACTTGCGTATCTCGACTTTGGCATGATGAGCGAGATTAAGCCTTACCAGCGATATGGGCTGATTGAAGCCGTTGTTCATATGGTCAACCGCGATTTTGAGGGCTTAGCGCAAGACTATGTGAATTTGGAGTTTTTAACGCCCGATACCGATCTCACACCGATCGTTCCAGCGTTGGGTGGCGTATTTGGGAATGCACTGGGGGCAAGCGTCGCGGAACTGAATTTTAAGAGCATTACAGACGATCTTTCTCGCGTCATGTATGAGTATCCGTTCCGAGTCCCAGCTTACTATGCCCTGATCATCCGATCGCTCGTGACGTTAGAAGGCATTGCCATTAGTGTTGATCCAAACTTTAAGGTTTTGAGTAAGGCATATCCTTACATTGCCAAGCGGCTACTAACCGATCCGGCTCCGCAACTGCGGAAATCCCTTCAAGATCTGCTGTTTAAGGATGGTAGTTTCCGCTGGAACCGTCTGGAAAACCTGTTGTGGAATGCGCGAAACAGCCAGGACTATGACATCAATCATGTGGTTGATCAAACCGTGGAGTTTGTCTTCTCGGAGCGAGGCGAGTTTATCCGCGAGTTTTTGGTGCAAGAGGTGGTGAAAGGGGTAGACACATTAGGGCAAACGGCACTCGATCAAGCGAAATACAGTCTGCGATCGTGGATTGGCTTAAACGGAGATCAGCCACCTGCCAAGCCGCAAATGTCCAATGACATGGAGCATATTTTGCGCGTCGTGGAACTGCTGCGCGATACACCTGGATTTGAACCCACTCAACTCCTGCCAATCGTCCCTAGACTTCTAGCAAAATCGGAGGTGCGGCAGATGGGTCAAGAAATTATCGGCGGACTGGGTCAGCGCATTGCAGCTCGCTTGATTCGAGAAGTCTTGCTAAAGGAAGCTAAACCCGAAGGAAACAGTAATGGTGGTGCTCCTATTGTTGTGAGCGATCGAGCGCTTCCTGTAGTCACAAAGCGATAG